In Comamonas fluminis, a single window of DNA contains:
- a CDS encoding IS3 family transposase (programmed frameshift) has product MSSQRYPEEFRIEAAKQILEHGHSVADVSRRLGVSSHSLYKWVRQQQIPAAQRSQQLSQSEELRRLKAELKRVTEERDILKKAGGVLRSPVRLKYAFIAKHQKVYSVLRMCRMLQLHPSGYYAWKANPESKRAADDRRLLGLLKQAWLESGGVYGYRKLTLDMRDLGESCSKHRVAKLLRHEGLKAQRGYGRRPRSRGGAAAIVAPNLLQQQFKVSEPNMVWVTDITYVSTHEGWLYLAAVIDLYSRQVVGWSTGSRIDTQLVLDALHMAVWRRRPSGMVVVHSDQGCQFTSHEWQRFLSSHNLEPSMSRRGNCHDNAVAESFFQLLKRERIRRKTYATRQEARSDVFSYIEMFYNPIRRHSSADGLSPIEFERRNSVRLEAF; this is encoded by the exons ATGAGCAGTCAACGTTACCCCGAAGAGTTCAGGATTGAAGCGGCCAAGCAAATCCTGGAGCACGGCCACAGCGTGGCCGATGTCTCACGCCGTCTCGGCGTGAGTTCGCATAGCTTGTACAAATGGGTTCGCCAGCAACAAATCCCTGCTGCGCAGCGATCCCAGCAACTCAGCCAAAGCGAAGAACTACGTCGCCTGAAGGCCGAGCTCAAGCGGGTCACCGAGGAGCGTGACATCCTAAAAAAAGCGG GCGGCGTACTTCGCTCGCCAGTCCGACTGAAGTACGCCTTCATTGCCAAACATCAGAAGGTCTACAGCGTTTTGCGGATGTGCCGCATGCTGCAATTGCACCCCAGCGGCTATTACGCTTGGAAGGCCAATCCAGAAAGCAAGCGAGCGGCCGATGATCGCCGATTGCTGGGCTTACTCAAGCAAGCTTGGCTTGAGAGTGGCGGTGTCTATGGCTATCGCAAGCTGACCTTGGATATGCGTGACCTGGGTGAGAGCTGCAGCAAGCATCGCGTTGCCAAGCTGCTGCGACATGAAGGCCTCAAAGCCCAGAGAGGCTATGGCAGACGACCACGCTCACGAGGTGGCGCAGCGGCCATCGTGGCACCAAACCTGCTTCAACAGCAATTTAAAGTCAGCGAACCCAATATGGTCTGGGTCACTGACATCACGTATGTCTCGACACACGAAGGTTGGTTGTATCTAGCTGCAGTGATTGACCTGTACTCCCGGCAAGTTGTTGGCTGGTCTACCGGCAGCCGCATTGATACGCAGCTTGTGCTGGATGCACTACATATGGCGGTCTGGCGCAGAAGGCCCAGTGGCATGGTCGTGGTTCACTCTGACCAAGGCTGCCAATTCACCAGTCATGAATGGCAGCGTTTCTTGAGTAGCCACAACCTGGAACCCAGCATGAGCAGACGAGGTAACTGTCACGACAATGCCGTGGCGGAGAGTTTCTTCCAGCTGCTCAAACGTGAACGCATTCGCAGAAAAACCTATGCCACAAGGCAGGAAGCACGCAGCGATGTCTTCAGCTACATCGAGATGTTCTACAACCCCATCCGCAGACATTCGTCTGCGGATGGCCTGTCTCCGATAGAGTTCGAGAGACGCAATTCCGTGAGGCTTGAAGCATTCTAG